Proteins co-encoded in one Halococcoides cellulosivorans genomic window:
- a CDS encoding outer membrane protein assembly factor BamB family protein, whose product MAHGIGRNHDCRLIVIVVITLVALGGIPVVGGSETGNATAGEIVWSHETGDWAWNAPTVADETVYVGSQDGRFYALSTATGDTEWSYDVGDAVFTAPALTNGTVYFGAADNHLYALNATTGDREWRFETGDSIGAAPTVIDGTAYVGSDDGKVYALDARTGAVEWTHQTGDWVSSSPTVVDGTVYVGSYTSKIYALNASTGAVEWNYTTDGYVAASPTVVNGTVYAGSYDQHLYALDAETGTLEWRYETDGWTYSDPTVANGTVYFGSVDDRVYALDARTGHLEWRTATGNGIAGAPTVAGGTVYVGSLDASLYAIDARTGSIEWTYDTAVSIRSVPTVANGTVYVASGDTNVYAIATGHTGSSMGSRARLGTTGHVGDLADEFGRPVASVHTPVTRPAVHTEVTVDASDSTDYDGHITSYQWRVDGQSVPESGPTFTHAFETRGVHEVSVTVIDEDGKRATAETDIEVGLARPIDGVLPQDPDEDGLYEDVTGDGQINFPDVNTLFQHAESPAVRNHTAYYDFNDDGQVDLQDVLALFEEV is encoded by the coding sequence ATGGCCCACGGTATCGGACGCAATCACGATTGCCGATTGATCGTTATCGTGGTCATCACACTTGTCGCGCTGGGAGGGATACCGGTTGTAGGCGGCTCTGAAACCGGGAACGCGACGGCCGGTGAAATAGTCTGGAGCCACGAGACCGGAGACTGGGCGTGGAACGCTCCGACCGTCGCCGACGAAACAGTGTACGTTGGATCACAAGACGGTCGATTTTACGCACTGTCGACGGCGACTGGCGACACCGAATGGAGTTACGATGTCGGGGACGCAGTGTTCACAGCGCCTGCGCTGACGAACGGAACCGTCTACTTCGGGGCAGCAGACAATCACCTGTATGCCCTCAACGCCACGACCGGTGACCGGGAGTGGAGATTCGAGACTGGAGACTCTATCGGGGCCGCCCCGACGGTCATCGACGGTACAGCCTACGTGGGATCAGACGACGGCAAAGTCTACGCACTCGATGCCCGAACCGGAGCAGTCGAGTGGACCCACCAGACTGGCGACTGGGTGTCGTCGTCGCCGACCGTCGTCGACGGGACCGTGTACGTCGGGTCGTACACTTCGAAGATTTACGCACTGAACGCCTCGACCGGTGCCGTCGAATGGAACTATACGACCGACGGCTACGTGGCTGCTTCTCCGACAGTGGTGAACGGAACTGTTTACGCGGGGTCATACGATCAGCACCTGTACGCGCTGGACGCAGAGACGGGTACTCTGGAGTGGCGCTACGAGACCGATGGCTGGACGTATTCCGACCCGACCGTCGCGAACGGGACGGTCTATTTCGGCTCTGTCGACGACCGTGTCTATGCGCTCGACGCACGCACGGGCCACCTGGAGTGGCGGACTGCCACTGGCAATGGCATCGCTGGCGCCCCGACGGTCGCCGGTGGAACCGTTTACGTCGGATCGCTCGACGCCTCGCTGTACGCCATCGACGCCCGCACTGGATCGATCGAGTGGACCTACGATACGGCAGTGAGTATCAGATCGGTCCCGACAGTCGCCAATGGGACCGTCTACGTCGCGTCGGGAGACACCAACGTCTACGCCATCGCAACCGGACACACCGGGTCGTCGATGGGGTCCCGGGCCAGACTCGGGACGACCGGACACGTCGGCGACCTCGCTGACGAGTTCGGTCGTCCAGTGGCCAGCGTCCACACCCCAGTGACCCGACCGGCAGTCCACACAGAAGTGACGGTCGACGCGTCGGACTCGACCGACTACGACGGCCACATCACGTCGTATCAATGGCGTGTCGACGGCCAGTCCGTCCCAGAATCTGGACCGACGTTCACCCATGCCTTCGAGACTCGGGGCGTCCACGAGGTGTCGGTGACGGTCATCGATGAGGATGGAAAGCGGGCGACGGCCGAAACCGACATCGAGGTCGGATTGGCCCGGCCGATCGACGGTGTCCTCCCGCAGGATCCGGACGAAGACGGACTCTACGAAGACGTAACGGGAGACGGGCAAATCAATTTCCCCGACGTGAACACGTTGTTCCAGCACGCCGAGTCACCGGCCGTACGGAACCACACCGCATACTACGACTTTAACGACGACGGGCAGGTCGACCTGCAAGACGTCCTCGCGCTGTTCGAGGAGGTCTGA
- a CDS encoding proteasome assembly chaperone family protein → MEEFEVDVLAEVELTEPVLVEGLPGVGHVGKLAAEQLIEELDSTCVRRVHSTHFPPQVTIEDGTAELANVAFHAIEVEDGRDLLVLTGDHQAQDGEGHYGLTETILDVAEEFGVETAFALGGVPIGELIEEYDVIGAVADDELTDDLEAVGVEFRDDEPAGGIVGISGLLLGIGDRRGFSAACLMGETSGYLVDPKAARAVLETLEAYLDIELAYESLEERADEMEDVVRRIQEMEQGTPTPSDEDLRYIG, encoded by the coding sequence ATGGAGGAGTTCGAGGTCGACGTTCTCGCGGAGGTCGAACTGACGGAGCCGGTGCTCGTCGAAGGGCTGCCCGGCGTGGGTCACGTCGGCAAACTCGCCGCCGAGCAGTTGATCGAAGAGCTCGACAGTACCTGCGTCCGGCGGGTCCACTCGACGCACTTCCCGCCACAGGTCACCATCGAGGACGGCACCGCCGAGTTGGCGAACGTCGCCTTTCACGCCATCGAGGTCGAGGACGGGCGCGACCTGCTCGTCCTGACGGGCGACCACCAGGCCCAGGACGGGGAAGGCCACTACGGACTCACCGAGACGATCCTCGACGTGGCCGAGGAGTTCGGCGTCGAGACGGCGTTCGCACTCGGTGGCGTCCCGATCGGAGAACTCATCGAGGAGTACGACGTGATCGGCGCGGTCGCTGACGACGAACTCACCGACGACCTCGAAGCCGTCGGCGTGGAGTTCCGCGACGACGAGCCCGCCGGCGGAATCGTCGGGATTTCGGGGCTTCTTCTGGGGATCGGAGACCGACGGGGCTTCTCGGCAGCGTGTCTGATGGGCGAGACCAGCGGCTATCTGGTCGACCCCAAGGCCGCCCGAGCCGTCCTGGAGACCCTCGAAGCGTATCTCGACATCGAGTTGGCCTACGAGTCACTCGAAGAGCGTGCCGACGAGATGGAAGACGTCGTCCGGCGCATCCAGGAGATGGAGCAGGGGACGCCGACCCCGTCCGACGAAGACCTCCGGTACATCGGCTGA
- a CDS encoding pyridoxal-phosphate dependent enzyme: MNASLATGYRCRDCDRRLSDPSDCPDCGGLARVDIEAAGGANALDSPWTDWLVESGPPTEAGIGGTPLVSAPATAAAFDVAGLAIKREGANPTGSITDRGLAPAIAAVTSEAVHLASPGPGARSAAALAARAGLDATLVVPSRSRFDAKAMVNVYGGEMRVVEGRYDDARAATADLPGASLAPFATGRRIAGLRTIAVELAGADLDAIVVPIGHGHLPIALDDGFVDCLACGAIETVPDLYAAQPAGCAPIVDGEPVDRPDTVCGALEIPDPVAPERTRAAVVDGVAVTDDDLLATAVDTARRDGVATSTAGGVGLAAVRRLRADGALDATDRVAVIDPLTARSDADILRSHLMRTGE, encoded by the coding sequence ATGAACGCGTCGCTGGCGACGGGCTATCGGTGTCGGGACTGTGATCGGAGGCTCTCCGATCCGTCGGACTGCCCGGACTGTGGTGGACTCGCGCGGGTCGACATCGAGGCCGCTGGCGGTGCGAACGCGCTCGATTCGCCCTGGACCGACTGGCTGGTCGAGTCCGGCCCGCCGACAGAGGCCGGCATCGGCGGGACGCCGCTCGTGAGTGCGCCCGCAACCGCAGCGGCGTTCGACGTCGCTGGCCTCGCGATCAAACGTGAGGGCGCGAATCCGACGGGATCGATCACCGATCGCGGCCTCGCACCGGCCATCGCGGCAGTCACGAGTGAGGCGGTCCACCTCGCGAGTCCGGGCCCCGGTGCGCGCTCGGCCGCCGCGCTGGCGGCCCGGGCGGGTCTCGACGCGACGCTCGTCGTGCCCTCCCGATCGCGATTCGACGCGAAGGCGATGGTCAACGTCTACGGCGGCGAGATGCGTGTCGTCGAGGGTCGATACGACGACGCACGCGCGGCCACCGCAGACCTCCCGGGCGCGTCGCTGGCCCCGTTCGCGACGGGCCGACGGATCGCCGGCCTCCGAACGATCGCTGTCGAACTCGCCGGGGCGGACCTCGACGCGATCGTCGTCCCGATCGGCCACGGTCACCTCCCGATCGCACTGGACGATGGGTTCGTGGACTGCCTGGCCTGTGGCGCGATCGAGACCGTCCCCGACCTGTACGCCGCTCAGCCCGCTGGCTGTGCGCCGATCGTCGACGGCGAGCCAGTCGACCGGCCCGACACGGTCTGTGGCGCGCTCGAAATCCCCGATCCCGTCGCTCCCGAGCGGACGCGCGCGGCGGTCGTGGACGGCGTCGCCGTCACCGACGACGACCTGCTCGCGACGGCGGTCGACACTGCGCGGCGTGACGGTGTCGCGACGAGCACGGCTGGCGGGGTCGGCCTCGCGGCAGTCCGACGACTCCGGGCCGACGGAGCACTCGACGCGACCGATCGCGTCGCCGTGATCGATCCGCTGACGGCACGCTCGGACGCCGACATCCTCAGAAGCCACCTGATGCGAACGGGCGAGTGA
- a CDS encoding sugar phosphate isomerase/epimerase family protein: protein MSDWLPGDPSDRPRVGAATDLRFLERPAAFCEHVGALGLEHVEFKRGYLGSRSTPPAARLGAIAAEYGLTVSMHVPFRDCNVAAFDPRTRHAAVETIQETITDAAAADALAVVVHGGSVPARYPDHVTSRAREGAIESLQTLTAHAERVGVPLALENQPRTDRDRRFTTTPDDLAAMCEAVDTVERSLDVTLDVGHATASGQDWHRYVDRFGDRIRAVHMHDNDGTRDAHEPFEDLASVLDAVSADYAVFEVKSLDDLQACVDAAR, encoded by the coding sequence ATGAGTGACTGGCTCCCCGGTGACCCGTCAGATCGGCCGCGGGTCGGCGCCGCGACCGATCTCCGTTTCCTGGAGCGTCCAGCGGCGTTCTGTGAGCACGTTGGGGCCCTCGGACTGGAACACGTCGAGTTCAAGCGCGGCTACCTCGGCAGTCGGTCGACGCCACCGGCGGCCCGACTGGGGGCGATCGCCGCCGAGTACGGCCTGACGGTCTCGATGCACGTCCCCTTTCGGGACTGCAACGTCGCGGCGTTCGATCCCCGGACGCGACACGCCGCGGTCGAGACCATCCAGGAGACGATCACCGACGCCGCGGCGGCAGACGCACTCGCGGTCGTGGTCCACGGTGGATCGGTTCCCGCGCGCTACCCCGATCACGTCACCTCACGCGCACGTGAGGGTGCGATCGAGTCTCTGCAGACACTCACCGCGCACGCCGAACGCGTCGGCGTTCCGCTCGCCCTCGAAAACCAGCCGCGGACCGATCGCGATCGGCGGTTCACCACGACGCCCGACGACCTCGCGGCGATGTGCGAGGCGGTCGACACAGTCGAGCGATCGCTCGACGTCACCCTCGACGTGGGTCACGCGACCGCGTCGGGTCAGGACTGGCACCGTTACGTCGATCGGTTCGGTGATCGAATCCGGGCGGTCCACATGCACGACAACGACGGAACCCGGGACGCCCACGAACCGTTCGAGGACCTTGCGAGCGTCCTCGACGCCGTCAGCGCCGACTACGCGGTCTTCGAGGTCAAATCGCTCGACGATCTTCAGGCCTGTGTCGACGCGGCCCGGTGA
- a CDS encoding fibronectin type III domain-containing protein — translation MTRHDPHRQEPSIDRSVATRRDFLKKTVGAGVAAAGLTGAVGTAAAEGFNTPWLHRDGNLVKDPMGNEVVLRGVNIGDPKRLNVTASARGKTAEQVVRAATDESDGWHSRFIRIPVQPWDVAELPPVPMAWGMDDPPAEFVKVGEEQGYYEPPLFTADELETYIETHLKPVVQACIDNDVYCIVDYHRHWGDGELAWAEGDEYGNPKGPNPGLDEEVRTFWDTVAPHFADVPNVLFELYNEPTKPGWGPEDVIWNGWRSVAQPWVDIIREHAPRNMILIGNPRWSRMVWGIKYGEFDGDNLGYTYHAYPGHAVTDFDDDTGNAWEQAPLFVTEWGYSEGRCKWICGNDQRFGTPFKEWASERPIHWTAWCFDPVWLPNMVERDFDTDSAQDAIGNPYGGTIPEFCTDLPCDWRVLGQDGNYAGVLVKDWLTEVREDSVPQVDYDPHPPAAPPDLAATAVDQTSVAIGWDQPANPGDSPFDGYVVYVDGRQRTTLGPDTTTYTVEELLSDTRYQISVTGIDVAGNEGRPATVTVTTDAYDDSTPPDVPSGLEIVDRTHESITVSWSGVTDTGPSGVHHYTVALDGSVRTRVAAGSTETTLEDLAPETEYEITVTAVDTAGNESAASAPLAAATEVDRPGADALLLHTFDDRDAWPDGNCQGEGWTGQSGLTTEQSDGRIAVSYDGGGWMGSKLGTDISGYDYLKLRMAGAAGGEHEQVSIRLGGQSSSFEDTIGALSGQELGTEMSVLAVDLAANDAPATPAEFRLFFEGTGSVTLDDVWLDSVPPGETADSIAPSTPADLAVDGTTDESITVSWTESTDAGGSGVANYALWASTHGPVETVAETTVDGKTTQATLSGLIKADRTYQIHVQAIDGAGNKSAPATVLAATTGDGDPPTTTPTDEPDWPAGATDPDGDGLFEDLSGDGRINFPDVNTLFQNTDSDRAARNSEFYDFTGDGVVDMQDVLALFESV, via the coding sequence ATGACACGACACGACCCACACCGACAGGAACCGTCGATCGACCGGTCGGTCGCCACGAGACGCGACTTCTTGAAGAAGACCGTCGGCGCGGGCGTCGCCGCCGCGGGGCTGACGGGCGCGGTCGGGACGGCCGCCGCCGAGGGATTCAACACGCCGTGGCTCCACCGCGACGGCAACCTCGTGAAAGACCCGATGGGCAACGAGGTCGTCCTGCGCGGCGTCAACATCGGAGATCCGAAGCGACTGAACGTGACCGCCTCCGCACGGGGCAAGACCGCCGAGCAGGTCGTCCGGGCGGCGACCGACGAATCCGACGGCTGGCACTCCCGGTTCATCCGCATCCCCGTCCAGCCGTGGGACGTGGCCGAACTCCCGCCAGTCCCGATGGCCTGGGGGATGGACGACCCGCCCGCGGAGTTCGTCAAAGTCGGTGAGGAACAGGGCTACTACGAACCGCCACTGTTCACGGCCGACGAACTCGAAACGTACATCGAGACCCACCTCAAGCCCGTCGTTCAGGCGTGTATCGACAACGACGTCTACTGTATCGTCGACTACCACCGCCACTGGGGCGACGGCGAACTCGCGTGGGCCGAAGGCGACGAGTACGGCAACCCGAAAGGCCCGAACCCGGGCCTCGACGAAGAGGTGCGGACGTTCTGGGACACGGTCGCACCCCACTTCGCGGACGTCCCGAACGTCCTGTTCGAGTTGTACAACGAGCCCACGAAACCAGGGTGGGGCCCCGAGGACGTCATCTGGAACGGGTGGCGATCGGTCGCCCAGCCCTGGGTCGACATCATCCGCGAGCACGCGCCGCGGAACATGATCCTCATCGGCAATCCGCGCTGGTCACGGATGGTCTGGGGGATCAAATACGGCGAGTTCGACGGCGATAACCTTGGCTACACTTACCACGCCTACCCCGGCCACGCCGTCACGGACTTCGACGACGACACCGGCAACGCCTGGGAGCAAGCGCCCCTGTTCGTCACGGAGTGGGGCTACTCCGAAGGGCGGTGTAAGTGGATCTGTGGCAACGACCAGCGGTTCGGCACGCCGTTCAAAGAGTGGGCCTCCGAGCGGCCGATCCACTGGACAGCGTGGTGTTTCGATCCGGTCTGGCTGCCGAACATGGTCGAGCGCGATTTCGACACCGACAGCGCCCAAGACGCCATCGGCAACCCGTACGGCGGCACGATTCCGGAGTTCTGTACCGACCTGCCCTGTGACTGGCGGGTGCTCGGCCAGGACGGCAACTACGCGGGCGTCCTCGTCAAAGACTGGCTGACCGAGGTCCGCGAGGATAGCGTCCCACAGGTCGATTACGACCCCCACCCGCCCGCGGCCCCGCCGGACCTCGCTGCGACCGCGGTCGATCAGACGAGCGTCGCCATCGGGTGGGACCAACCGGCGAATCCGGGCGATTCGCCGTTCGACGGCTACGTCGTCTACGTCGACGGCCGTCAGCGCACGACGCTCGGTCCCGACACGACCACCTATACGGTCGAGGAGCTGCTCTCCGACACGCGGTATCAGATTAGCGTCACTGGCATCGACGTGGCGGGCAACGAGGGCCGACCCGCGACCGTGACCGTCACGACCGACGCGTACGACGATTCGACCCCGCCGGACGTGCCGAGCGGGCTCGAAATCGTCGACCGCACCCACGAGTCGATCACGGTCTCGTGGTCCGGGGTTACGGATACCGGCCCCTCGGGCGTCCACCACTACACAGTTGCCCTCGACGGTAGCGTCCGGACACGCGTCGCCGCCGGATCGACCGAGACGACCCTGGAGGACCTCGCGCCCGAGACGGAGTACGAAATCACGGTCACGGCCGTCGACACCGCTGGCAACGAGTCCGCCGCCAGCGCACCGCTCGCGGCCGCTACCGAGGTCGACCGGCCGGGCGCGGACGCCCTCCTCTTACACACGTTCGACGACCGGGACGCCTGGCCGGACGGCAACTGCCAGGGCGAGGGCTGGACGGGCCAGAGCGGCCTGACGACCGAGCAGAGCGACGGCCGAATCGCAGTTTCCTACGACGGCGGCGGATGGATGGGGAGCAAGCTCGGCACCGACATCTCGGGGTACGACTACCTCAAGCTCCGGATGGCCGGAGCGGCGGGTGGCGAACACGAACAGGTCTCGATCAGACTCGGTGGGCAGAGTTCGTCGTTCGAGGACACGATCGGTGCGCTCTCGGGCCAGGAACTCGGCACCGAGATGAGCGTGCTCGCGGTCGATCTGGCCGCGAACGATGCGCCGGCCACCCCTGCGGAGTTCCGGCTCTTTTTCGAGGGCACCGGCAGTGTGACCCTCGACGACGTCTGGCTGGATTCGGTCCCACCGGGCGAGACCGCCGACTCGATCGCACCGTCGACGCCCGCCGACCTTGCCGTCGACGGCACGACCGACGAGTCGATCACCGTCTCCTGGACAGAGTCGACCGACGCGGGAGGGTCGGGCGTCGCCAACTACGCACTCTGGGCGAGTACCCACGGCCCGGTCGAGACCGTCGCGGAGACGACGGTCGACGGCAAAACGACACAGGCCACACTCTCGGGGCTGATCAAGGCCGATCGGACCTACCAGATTCACGTCCAGGCCATCGACGGCGCGGGCAACAAGTCGGCCCCGGCGACGGTGCTCGCAGCGACCACCGGTGACGGTGACCCGCCGACGACCACGCCGACCGACGAGCCAGACTGGCCCGCGGGCGCGACCGACCCTGACGGCGACGGACTGTTCGAAGACCTCTCGGGTGACGGCCGGATCAATTTCCCGGACGTCAACACGCTGTTCCAGAACACAGACAGCGATCGCGCGGCCAGAAACTCCGAGTTCTACGACTTCACTGGCGACGGGGTCGTCGATATGCAGGACGTCCTCGCGCTGTTCGAGTCGGTCTGA
- a CDS encoding translation initiation factor IF-2 subunit alpha — protein MKYSGWPDPGELVVGRVEEIEDFGVFVDLVEYEDREGLSHISEVASGWIKNVRDHVSEDQRVVAKVLDVDTSAQQIDLSLKDVNDHQRKDKIQEWKNEQKADNWMELAFGEDVDEDTYTAVANALLAEFGSMYDGFEQAAIHGHEALEESDLSEDRIDAIVETARENVSVPYVTVTGYVDLTSAAPDGVEVIREALEAAEGNGAVPEEVELEVTYVGSPEYRIRVKAPDYKTAESHLEESADRAAANIEAAGGEATFHRDRRSDEE, from the coding sequence ATGAAGTACAGCGGCTGGCCCGACCCGGGCGAACTGGTCGTCGGGCGGGTCGAGGAGATCGAAGACTTCGGTGTGTTCGTCGACCTCGTCGAGTACGAGGACCGCGAAGGCCTCTCGCATATCAGCGAGGTCGCCAGCGGGTGGATCAAAAACGTCCGCGACCACGTCAGCGAAGACCAGCGCGTCGTCGCGAAGGTCCTCGACGTCGACACGTCGGCCCAGCAGATCGACCTCTCGCTGAAAGACGTCAACGACCACCAGCGCAAAGACAAGATCCAGGAGTGGAAAAACGAGCAGAAAGCCGACAACTGGATGGAGTTGGCGTTCGGTGAGGACGTCGACGAGGACACCTACACCGCCGTCGCGAACGCCCTGCTCGCGGAGTTCGGCTCGATGTACGACGGGTTCGAACAGGCCGCGATCCACGGCCACGAAGCGCTCGAAGAGAGCGATCTCTCCGAGGATCGGATCGACGCCATCGTCGAGACCGCTCGCGAGAACGTCTCCGTCCCGTACGTGACGGTCACGGGCTACGTCGACCTGACGAGTGCCGCCCCCGACGGCGTCGAGGTCATTCGCGAGGCCCTGGAGGCCGCCGAGGGCAACGGCGCAGTGCCCGAGGAGGTCGAACTCGAAGTCACGTACGTCGGATCGCCGGAGTACCGCATCCGCGTCAAAGCGCCCGACTACAAGACCGCCGAATCCCACCTCGAAGAGAGCGCCGACCGCGCCGCCGCGAACATCGAGGCGGCGGGCGGCGAGGCGACCTTCCACCGGGACCGACGCTCCGACGAGGAGTAA
- a CDS encoding RNA-protein complex protein Nop10, whose amino-acid sequence MKSDILVCANWETVHDRPVYALGETCPECGGPTHNSAPAPFSPEDPYGEYRRSLKRRSRE is encoded by the coding sequence GTGAAATCCGATATTCTGGTCTGTGCGAACTGGGAGACGGTCCACGACCGGCCGGTGTACGCACTCGGTGAGACCTGCCCGGAGTGCGGCGGGCCGACGCACAACAGTGCGCCCGCGCCGTTCTCGCCAGAGGATCCCTACGGCGAGTACCGACGCTCACTTAAGCGGCGCAGCCGCGAGTGA
- a CDS encoding cellulase family glycosylhydrolase yields the protein MTEHTSSTRRQFLRTTAGAGLLAAGGGLVGSASAAEGIPTPWLHRGEGSDSNLIKDPEGNPVTLRGVNIADPARLDDNDMRYHVTATKVTRWALDESEGWYNRIVRIPCQPGDILGQGHGGVAPGEMTASDVETYVEDHLRPVVDLCGEQGAYCIVDYHRHQDSQLLYTDETLSDEVHMFWEVMAEEFAADSHVLFEVYNEPIAPYPGHNTWGGGVDVANPDSEEAEQTWLTWREAAQPWVDTIREHAPKNPIIIGSPRWTQWTWWADEHEFSGDNLAYAGHVYAHAGLRPLSEYFGKPAENVPVFMTEFGYDDEGQDFLKGTTSNEGEGFVDFFETHPHVHWQVWCFDPRWEPAMFDEDQGEWTLRGGEDFHGELFKAYLAEKRADRLPLPDSTPTTSTPPDTPDLDPVGGTVPQDLDGDGLHEDLNANGKLDFPDVNALFQHTDQSAVEDYPAAYDFSGDGVVDSQDVLALFERV from the coding sequence ATGACAGAACACACCTCTTCGACGCGACGGCAATTTTTGCGCACGACGGCAGGAGCGGGGCTACTCGCTGCGGGCGGTGGCCTCGTGGGGTCGGCCTCGGCCGCCGAGGGCATTCCGACGCCGTGGCTCCACCGTGGCGAGGGCTCGGACAGCAACCTCATCAAGGATCCAGAGGGCAATCCGGTGACACTCCGCGGGGTCAACATTGCCGATCCCGCCCGGCTGGACGACAACGACATGCGGTATCACGTCACGGCGACGAAGGTCACCAGGTGGGCCCTCGACGAATCTGAGGGGTGGTACAATCGGATCGTCCGCATTCCCTGCCAGCCAGGAGACATTCTGGGCCAGGGACACGGCGGTGTCGCCCCCGGCGAGATGACCGCGAGCGACGTCGAGACGTACGTCGAGGACCACCTCCGTCCGGTCGTCGATCTCTGTGGCGAGCAGGGCGCGTACTGTATCGTCGACTATCACCGCCACCAGGATTCGCAGTTGTTGTACACCGACGAGACGCTCAGCGACGAGGTCCACATGTTCTGGGAGGTGATGGCCGAGGAGTTCGCCGCGGACTCGCACGTCCTCTTCGAGGTGTACAACGAACCGATCGCGCCGTATCCCGGCCACAACACCTGGGGTGGCGGCGTCGACGTCGCGAATCCCGACTCCGAGGAGGCCGAACAGACCTGGCTGACCTGGCGGGAGGCCGCCCAGCCGTGGGTCGACACCATCCGCGAGCACGCACCGAAGAACCCGATCATCATCGGGTCGCCCCGGTGGACGCAGTGGACCTGGTGGGCCGACGAACACGAGTTCTCCGGTGACAACCTCGCGTACGCGGGCCACGTCTACGCGCACGCGGGCCTCCGCCCCCTCTCGGAGTACTTCGGCAAACCCGCCGAGAACGTGCCCGTGTTCATGACCGAATTCGGCTACGACGACGAGGGCCAGGACTTCCTCAAGGGGACGACCTCGAACGAGGGCGAGGGGTTCGTGGACTTCTTCGAGACCCACCCGCACGTCCACTGGCAGGTCTGGTGTTTCGACCCGCGGTGGGAGCCTGCGATGTTCGACGAAGACCAGGGCGAGTGGACGCTGCGCGGCGGTGAGGATTTCCACGGCGAGTTGTTCAAAGCCTATCTCGCAGAGAAACGAGCGGACCGCCTTCCGTTGCCGGACTCGACGCCGACCACGAGCACCCCGCCGGACACCCCGGACCTCGACCCGGTCGGCGGAACGGTCCCACAGGACCTCGACGGCGACGGACTGCACGAAGACCTCAACGCCAACGGGAAACTCGATTTCCCCGACGTGAACGCGCTGTTCCAGCACACCGATCAGTCCGCCGTCGAGGATTACCCGGCCGCCTACGACTTCTCCGGAGACGGTGTCGTCGACTCACAAGACGTGCTCGCGTTGTTCGAGCGAGTCTGA